A window of Misgurnus anguillicaudatus chromosome 3, ASM2758022v2, whole genome shotgun sequence genomic DNA:
TGACCAGTTGTTAGGCAGTAGTGATGAAACCGTGGAGCGTACCCCGTTAGATTGGGTTACTCAGCACCAAGAGTACCTGACCTCTATTTATGCCAGTGCCAAAGAGCAATTAGAGGCAGTAGCCGACCGTCGTAGGGCTGCGGGTCCTCAGTCAGTATCTATTTTACCTCCTGGCACTGTAGTATATTGTAGGAATCACTTTCAGGGTCGTCACAAGATCCAAGATGTTTGGAGTTCTACTATGTATGAGATAGTGACTTGTAGTGATGAGGTAGGGACATTGTACAAAATAAGGCCATGGGGAACAGAGGGCCCTATTAAAGTTATGCATCGCATGGAGCTTAAACCGTTACCACATAGTACGAATCAGGCCGGTTTAGCTGCTAGAAGTAACTCGACTACCTCTTTGGGTCCCGGGAGTGAACAGAATTCTGAGGACTCTGATTTGGAAAGCCAACCTCAAGTCGCGGTGGTTCATACTAGAACGGGGACGCGAAGTGAAAACTCAGGTCCTAGCCCTCAGGTCGAGTGTCCGGGAGTAGTGGTTGATTTACTAGGGATGCGAGAAGATGGTATCCCTACAGAAAGTGCAGTTGTGCCCATGGTAGTACAACCTGAAGGTATTACAACAGAACAGGAGTCTGATTTTAGTACTGAGGATGACCCATTAGATCACCCTGTAGACCAGCTAATTAAGGAGTCAGAAATGTCTGACCCCGTTAGACGTTCTACACGTAGTACAGCAGGCCAGCACCCAAATCCTTTTCGTCTGCCCCAAGCTGTGACCCCGAATGTTACCCCTAGGATAGGAGAAGTTAGTTCTCTGCTCACCCCCTTTAGACCTTGGCAGTAGTGATATAGGTTGAGTATTCACCGGGACGGTGATCATTAAGCCAGGGGTGTATGTAGTAGGGTCAGTAGGGGGTGCCGTTGAGCTATTTTTCCTCATTGCGTCATCCGCGGCTGGGTAGTTTTGCCTTTATATACGCCACTTCCGGTGGATACAGCGCGCTGTTCAATTGTTTGGCGTGCATGTGGTTGCTCGTTGCTGGAAGGACAAAGTGTTGGTAGGTCTTCTTTTTAATGAAGGTATTTAAGGGAGTTTGAtgtatttattgatttatttatttctttgttaCTAGTATGTTCTGAGTGTTGCTGTCCAAACTCTGCATTTAGTTACTACACTCTACTTGTAAATGCTGTCAGGCTGGTATTGGATGCTACATgtgagtttatttattaaaatgagcTGACTGATGGCATTTAAGTGGTTTATTTAGAACGGGATTTGGGTGTAACGATCCTTTTCCTTTGTTCAGTTAATTTTATATATGTGACGCGAACGTTGCGGTTACCCATACTGGTCGATAACGGTGAACGTAAAGGATTTGTGCAGCACACTGCATGTGAGTGTATGTTATTAAATAAGATCTTTTATACTCTGaataagactggttttgtgtaATTGTGTTCCTTTCTTGTCCTAGTCTGttctatgtgtgtgcattttagATATTGTCACCAGTTAATACTGATGGTGCAGGGGGAACACCGAAAGACCTATGTGCCGCATTGTATTGTATTAAACGTGAGGCTGCAGCAACTCTCTGTTGGGTCTGGTATGCAGTAAAAGAAACTGTAAAAtggtatgtttgtttaactgaTTCATGTAATATTGGGATTTTAAtgattataataaattaatgctTTTAGATGGGTTTAAGATGTACTGTATTGTGTTATTTAGCGATTGGATTAATGCCTTTATTTGGAATCATGTAATGGTGCAGTGTAATCATGGATTGATGTGTGATTTGTGTATTTAATTCCATATattgtcttttttttttgtagagTGCTATGTGCTGGTGGTCCTGTTGATCACTGTTTTCCCTACCTTTATTTctttgtgtagtttgtttggATTTGAAgctgattatttatttttagtttgtttgatttattttctaTCGGCCCATGATTATGTTGTCTCCTTAATGACTTACAGTGCTCCTAACATCAGTAGGACAGTATTACACCAGGTCGCGTACTATTTATGACCATTAGAGGGGGGTTACTCGCTATTAAGTTTACCAGTGTGGTGTGTATTGTGTGGGTTCCTTTTGTTTTGCACTTTGGtttatctttatttttccttttttttgaaGTGTATTGTGAAGTGGCTAACCCCTCACTAGAAATAACTGCTGTGCACGTATGATGGTTTAAGTCCTGAGTACGATTAAGTCAAAAAGAGAAAAACCATCTAATAAATTAATTGATTTAATGCAATATTGGCCTGAGTGTATTCATTTATTTGGATAACTGTGCAGGAAGCCCTTTTTGTGGGATCTCCTACCCATGTAAATTGGAGTGGCGTAGTCACTGACAGAGTCACCTTTTTGGCTCTGTCACATATGCttaacacatgaaacatgataAAGGTATTTTTTGGTGTAACAAAGTATAATCTATGAATGAATTTGACATTTTACCATTTATCTGATTGCAgtattaaataaaacacaacagaGCTTCACAGATAAAGTGCAGTTCAATTGTGGTGTTGTGTTTTCAGAGCTCTTTCTAACTATGTTGTGTGTcactaagtttttttttgtcagaTAGTGCCAACGTCATGATTACATTGCGGTGCTAGCTGAAGGGCAAAACACAAGAACAACTGAAGGTGGCCAATACAAAACAGCATTGAGTCGGCTACACAAGGAACGCAAATATCATCTTGTTGTGTTAGGACAGGAGCCAATCTGTAATTGTATTACATACCTGCTGCCACTGCCaggcaaaaaaaataaacaaaacaaaacaatgacagTTGTGATGAAAAGCAATAAAACAAGCAGACTGGACAAAAATGATCTTTAAAAATCCTCGCATTTCCAGCCAACACTATGAGGTACCTGCCCATTCAGCACATTATTTTAGACATTAAATGATTTATGCCCCTTATTTTCTCTATAACTAAAGTGTTGATGTCAGGCCACTTCACTGGAGGTAGTCCTGTTACATCGTCCATCCATTAAGTGAGCGTGTACGAGTCAGCGAGCCTGGTTCCGACCATTAACGTTTTTAAACAGCATTCGCAGTCCTGGACAGTGTGTGACCTTACATAGTCAGATAAAatcatataaatacattttctccAGTCATTGATTaaaaatggtaacactttacaataaggttgtatttgttaacatttattaaatggcttgttggaatgcttgattctgattggccagttgtgACATTTACAGGTTTGCTATTCTCAGATAACaaccgctcaaaactaataacacaagGTTAcctggatgctgcaaatcattttgacaggtagtgtattattacacaaaaatgaaatataaatgtattttaataacatatattacATTATAGTTACAAATGATTAACTAAAtagtgtttgtgacatttgaacatcttaacttaaatcagaaaatattttaaatcaatatttaatgttccttaccttaaaTAACcatgtaataagtgggataatgtacagccagcaagtttcactttttgtttttgttattcaCGTCTGCAATAACAACTGGCCTCCTAtacattattccttacttaatgcattggctaacatgaactaacaatgaacaatacaatggtatttattaatcttagttcatattaatctcatcatttactaatacattttttaaattaaaatatgtatCTGTTAATGTGAGGTAAAGCATcaataacacacgctgtttctgcatatctgatgttaatctggagtacctatgtaaggaataattgacgacaggccattgaattataagaaaataatgcacacccaaagtGGTTATACAGCGAAAGGGAGTGTAATTACACCACgcgtgtgcattatttttgaataattcaaaggaccatagtcaattattccgcttataccacggtaaccaaaaatattgctctggtgcctatttttaacacattttaaaggttaggtgtgcggttattgacaaataatcaacacccacggaacatttttcaaccattcagaataaagcattcaacagacccgtggtataaagagtagtattacatccttcatatctccaaagagtctttagttttatcagatttaaaaagACAGATTAGCTTTATCGATTGTTTTCAATAACGTACAAAAAAATTTGTAAGGAGGAGTTACTcgctgcgggaggagcgagtccgAGTCAACACTTTATGCAACACCGACcagataacttatgattcactacatgttcgtgttgtttatataatatgcactttcgggcctatttccaacataacacagaagtcttacttatcGCATGCAACCCATGACccagttgggacttttcaataaaatccagcattaaacaaacacatacgCAAAACACTTTACTATCCCATGAGCCTCCAGTAGAGAAGTTATCCAATGAAGAAGAAGATGTAGGAGcgttgttttataaaaaagtgtCCAAAAGCGATAATGCagctctattcaaatgcaaatgcaTACATTAAACAGCCAtcccttgtggttaaattgcggTAGTTTAACGTCATTCCAGTTACGACTAActtagtctcagcctcagacgtcacgcccacaaactgctggctgaacgtctgatgtttttcgtacacttttctggaaaccctgtgagaatgttaaagtcgtctttgattggttggaaaaaaacggatttccaggagacgcgagtgtcgcgattagtttcggtccctggaaaacaaagctctgacgttccattgaggtagagaatcagtcgtgttcacgtggataataatgagcagttatcatgatcagctaaacattggagtctcaaaaatatgcaaagttcgcggcatcgactctctaaaagacgtccaagagttttctttaaggcaattagtggagtttaaaagtttggttctcctgaattgcttgtatgtgttaaaaagtggagagatatgcttcaaacagacgtttaacaggatcgtctcactggtgtggctgttgatgaagtgctcaatgttgtcctatggtgagtaatgttgtttatttagatactatttggttgcggctggttatttcaataactgacttgttgccagccggctcgttattgtggggagtccgaaacgtgacgctagatgaaacaaactgtgattggttgtttgacatttCGTTCAcacagctcgtgggcgggctttgtccagaaaaagcagcgaaaaacaccagaccttcagtattgaaggtctggctacgcgagactacgACTAACTTGATGACATGATGACATGTCACGTGATATTTCAACATGGCCaatgtagtatgtccgaattcatacTATTCATATTTATTCTATATAGAACATATGCTTTTAACAGTCGATGAGTAgttacttcatctaattcagtacctactgtcacagtatgcgatttcaGATGCAGCTATAATTTTCTCATGTTTGCCATGCAGGTGGAGCAGCTGACTAAAGGCTGATTTTACTTTTGGCATGATAAGCCAGCATTGCTATGTTAGAGCACTACAGTGTGTACATTAACCAGAAGAAAGCTGGAGTTCTTATCCAATCTCTCCTACAATCTCTCATGGTCCATCTCATTGGAGCCAGATGTCCTCAGCACATGTCATCATCTACCATCTTCAGGTAACGTCCTAGTTGTGGGAATGTTCTATTTCCAAACAAAAATAGACCTTACTGTTCAGGGAACCAAAATGTAATGTTCTAGCAACATTCCTGAAACAAAATTGTGTATCTAATGGTAGATGTTTCACATATTTGCTCGTTCACATTACtccaaacaaatacatttaaaaacaatttaggACAGCAATTCTAGGATCCTACTTTTTACTAACAGCACCATCAACTAAACTGGCGGCTGCAGTTTCACGACCGCAGTTCTAAAATTACAACCAAAACAGTATTCTCACCAAATACTAATGACTTACAGTTTTAGGATCTATTCCACTCAAATACTTCTTAACTAGGACCgcaatactttttttagaaAGCACCACCTACCGAACTGAAGCTGTGTCAGGAATcagtggcagctggtgacttctttatcGAGGACCCATCATTTGTGTgccttgtcatgtcaaaatatgtgttcaatgcgtcatgtaaacttacGTGCATcacttgtcatgtcaaaatacgtgcctgctgcagacagttcgaaggggtttatgataaaagagacgcttgccaGATACTGTCTTAATCTCATATGttatcagagtttagtgttaagttagtgtcttgcgtgtattttgtgaatgtgagcgtctcttttatcataaaccctttggatGCGTGTGtgcaggcatgtattttgacatgacgagcaacaaacatgacactccgaaaacatattttaaattcacGTCTCTCTgaagagaagtcactggccgccactggttCTAATACCATTCATCTCATGTTTaactttaaatattattttaaattttaacgTGATTTAGACATGATTAAGAccgaatttctttttttatcataaaccctttcaatgcatgtgcagcaggcacgtattttgacatgacgcatgatgcacatggtccacatgatgcaacaaacacatattatgACATGGCGAGCAAGAGACATAACActttaaacacatatttttaattcGCGCCCCTCCGAAGAGAAGTCACTTGCCGCCACTAGTTCTAATATCATTCATGTCATGTTTAAAAGTCaactttaaatattatttaaaggaacagtgtgtaaggaatttatatcaattaatcataaaatggccctgataagTCACTAGAAATTAAGAAATCATTATCATtacaaatacttatatcactgacagcagtggtccggccaggatattgtcatttaaaaagtggagttgcagccctcaactgatgtttatgttatcattttgtgtattggccaccagttgtgtaattgcagtaccagttttagccacaagttttgtgattgcaataccagttttggccacaatcctacatactgttcctttaacattaacatttttaatgtgaATTTAGACATGATTCAGACTAAATTTCTCGTTAATCCTTTTTTTTAACTGGAACAAGTAATAATTAATGtaatcatgatgaaaattaagcaaatgtatttttcaacAAGAAGTTGAGGACAGGAAAaattttaaacacaaacactgagCCCAGATTTGTATGTTTATCGAGTTTTACATACTGAGGGATGTTAAAATGGGTTGGTTGGTTAGTTTTTAGTTAGTTTCAGGCAGGTACAATTTACAAGAAactaacaaaaaagaaaatacaaATATAGTTAAAGCAAATATAGGAAATACAATTCAGATATCAATGACACAAAGGTTTTAAGTGAGAAAAAACTGTCCTGTAGATAGTTTAATAAAACAGGTTGTGGACATCTTCGCTCTCCAGGTTCAAAAAGAAGCCAATTAATCTAGTGTAGAGATGAAACCgtataaacatttttacatcacggttatagtgaccaaagtcaccacggttatcaatatatatatataatggttTTATGAACAatttctaaaaatgtaaaaatatatatataaaaatactgatgcaaacaaaattttaaattgattttacaTGCAAGTTTTGTTTGcgtaaacatcaaataaataatatttacattaaatatgGCACATTTGGGTTCATGAGATAAATTTCATATAGTTCAGATAAAACAAAAGTgaataaatcagattttcatataaacacagGACAAATCAGCAAGTCATCTGTATGTTGTAAAAAATCTGGTGGTACTTTATGACCCAGGAGAGAGCTGCACGACACCTGCGCTCACAGCAATCGTGGAAGAAACAAATAAAGTAGAAAGGAGCTTTAAACTTATCAGATCACATAATTTAAATGGGAAATTAGTAGAAAAGATTGATCTGTCTAAAGAAAATGTAAGTAAACATGTGTCAGTAAAACTAGACTTccttaaatgtgatttttttttgttttaaattcagTCAAAAGCACGGTCATCACAAACACGTGGAAGCAGCGACTCATGTTGTTGCTTAAGCTGGTTGATACTGGCCAGGGGTTTTCGAGACGTGACACAGTTAAAcgttaataaaaaaatgacgcTTTATCGTGGTTAACCATTAAACTGGCTATTGTTACATCTCTAATTTAAGACTCCAGAAAGCCCCATATTTTATATAGTTACATACATTAGAGGAACTGACCTAAATTTACAACCCATTATTCTGGCAAAAAAGGCTATGCTTAATTTTGACTCCTTGACAGACTTCCTAAaagtttaattatttttcaatatcGATAGCAATATCACATGAACAATATGGCAGTATATTCCTACTTTAAACCATACATTCTTCCCTATGTTTCTGAGCCTAGAATCAGATGTTAGAGATTTCAATCTCAACATGCTGATATGCAAAACACCCTTCATGCCATCAGCTTAAGATATGACCAATGACCTGTCATTCTTATGGGACATGATTGATTTTTACCAAGTTAACACATTAAAATATgcaaactagggatgcaccgataggatttttttgggccgataccgatttaaacagacaacttctggccgacaccgatgccgataccgattttaaacatttgtatacaatactatacagttggtcttttagctagtttatttctgcatcaaattatttttactgaacatggattggatctaattaacattcaactgaccaacataataagagaggcacaaattatgctaaaacaaatatgataagacagcatgacaaccttcaaaggtggtttttgctattcaccatttattttattaacaacattaactcattttttacacctttctttatgcagttaattaataaacaatcggtatcggcctttctcgtgctattgccgatatgtcGATGGTTTCAAATTTCTCAAAAATCAACcaataaatatcggcggccgatacatcggtgcatcactaatgcAAACCACTCTTAAATACATCTTTCTATTAGCAAGAGCAGTCCCATTTCCTTGCATCTTCCTTTGTTTTGCATCTCGCTGAAATTTTGAAGCTCTCTGCCTCTGCTCTGCCAGACACCAACATGTATCCATTCCCACCCTGTCCTCTGTGTCCCTTCGACTTCTGTGCCAAGGTCATGAAGATGCTGTCCAAATTTTCTCCTCTGTGACCTTTAGCTGAAGTAAGGAAAAAAGACATTCTGTGGACTTCAGCTAAGTGACGAGCCTGTTCAATTAAAACAGAGGTTGTGGATGAAGCCAGGTCGGCCTTATTGCAAACAAGAGCACGGGGTACATCGAGACCAAGACAGTGTTGGCGACACTCATCCATCCATGATGGCAGATTGCAAAAACTAGAAGGGTTAGTGACATCAAAGACAAAGACGATTCCATGTACATTGCGATAGTAGTGCTGCACCATGCATTTGCGAAAACGCTCCTGACCAGCCGTGTCCCACAGTTGCACCTGGAGATAGAAAGATTAACCATAGAGTTATATGTACATTGGCCTGAAGGggatttaaataaaaaggtAATTGGGCATCCTCTAAAAAATAAATGGTTGACAAATATGGATTTATTGACTTGTTAgaaattttattcaaaatcaTTATTTTAACTATCAAATGATCTATATTTTATTCAATAGagtcttttatttttacaagCTCTGCAAGAAAATGGCCTACGCACGAGTGTTTTGTTAATGCTTAAAGAGacaaacaaacatttctttcttctgatgaacacaaagatttTTGAGGAacatttgtaaccaaaccaatcagaagccccactgacatccatagtaggatagatattaatactatggaagtcaatggggcttctgatcagtttgtttacaaacattactcaaaatatatttcgttgtgttcatcagaacaaagaaatttatacaggtttgtaacaacatgatgttgagtaaataatgacagaatattaatttttgggtgaactacccctttaataCAGTGAGGCTGTATATTGTGTCTCAGAGGTGTGCTATATGCCGAACTATAATTTGCACtactgctttttaaaaataaatgaaaagatcACTTAGTATTTGGTATTTGTTccttattctttttttattgaacTTGTAACGAACCATGATCCCTGAACCAATTTGATTTTATTAAGAAAGGTGATGGAAGTTAAAACATTTAGTGGCGGTGTCACAGAGAGGGTTTATTCTAGAACGCATGCTGCCTTACCGGTAATTTATAAATGTCTTGGCCaaaacatatcttaacatatatcagtgcaaatgttttgtctcaatatgcacaccagtattgttttttgtaagatctgtttgtaaaactacttaaatgtcctaaaataactaaggcctagtcctgggtTAATCTAAACCTAAaatcttacctcaacttaaggcgaattaatacatacctatcttttttcaatgcatgcacttaatctttgtacagcgcgtcgtgaatgtgtaagcatttagcctagccccattcattccttaggatctaaacagggatgaatttggaagccaccaaacacttccatgtttttcctatttaaagacatgagtagtcagttacacgagtaagtatggtggcacaaaataaatgagaataacattgtatggcggaagagcacttcgtTTGCAGCACTTAAACCTCAATGCGCAGTAACATCACCACTCCTGACTAACCCCCTATTCCTCAAACTTCCATCTatatattactgcgcccgaggttgaagtgctgcaaactaatggagcttttccattgcatagtaccccgtggtttgggtcagcttacttttgggggcttttccactgggtgaaGTACGTAGTGCCTGAtacttttttttagtaccacctcggttggggttccaatcGACCCGGGCTGATACAAAAACGTGACtcaaaaacactgtagatcatcgtcactaccagcgtaaTCGCTATAATGTTAAAGATTAGCTTTAActtagtgctagcttgcgctgtctcgagcaaacgtgttgtcatctgtgctctgctgtaagttcccaaactcccttttagtgatggaaaaacatccacaggttgagaatcaagAACAACATAacaatttttttccagacttgcagtttgtgacGCGCATGTCCGCATTTAtgtttaaatgcaacttaaatgaggctcagcggagcgcgtcaACTGATGCcgcgggtgtttgtacagaaactgtcatgtgagacagaggtagtgataaacgcaatgtgcaaacatctatttgtggtgtcaattttacatttttggcagactgagaaataaatgaatgtatgggaatgtacaatgaCGCTCTcatttgtatgatgtcacagcagtaagcagcacaaatataacgacacgccaaatatccctcccactccaaagtgctactaaactcaatggaaaagctaacccaAACCAtcgggtactatgcaatggaaaagcgccataagtgctcttccgccatgcaatatatttctcattttttattcgcTTAAAAAAATTTTGCAAATTGCATACTTATTCatgtaaaagtctttaaataggaaaaacatggaagtgtttggtggcttctaaattcatccctgtttggatcctaaggaatgaatggggctaggctaaatgctaacaagTTCATGACGGgctgtacaaagattaggaACATGCACTGAataaagatagggatgtattaattgtctaagttgaggtaagaagaacatagtaaaatattgaaaaactgtggtgttttcctttaagtcaaaacaatagcactgatgTAAAGATCAGCATACATTTAATACAGCATACATTTTAGTCTAGGATAAGGCATGTTTGGGAAACTGTCCTGCTGTTGATGTTTTACAAGACTTTAAGATTGTTGCTGGGTCAAATGCAATTTGAACAAAACAACATTCTGGTTGAAACCACATATGTGGTAGTAACATTAGACCAATTTAAtgataaacaaaaacatgtttctAAGATCACAAATTGTGGTGCGCACAGCATAATTAGGCTATTATTAGGGGAGGGGTCTTTAAGAGATTTTCCCTGTAAGGGGTCCCTGGCCCCAAAACTCAAAGCGTGTATTGCTGGATAATAGACAACATTAAATTAGATAAGgtctatttttttaatttgttgtttgaTGGTCGTGGTTTAAGAGCGCTTCTGTTTTTCAATGTAGATTCCAATTCCTCAATTTAAATCACATCAGCACACGTGTGAAATCCCGCGTGCCGCTCTTCTTCCTCCACGGAATTCACGAGTACTTCCCCTGGCACGTAAACACTGAAATGTCTACTATTATTACTGCAAGTAAAATACCCATAACACATGTAAGATTAATAAAAAAGTGTGCCTCAGACTTTGTGTTTGGTTTGTCATCCGCCAGTAGTAACATCACACCAAAACCCATAAGCAGAGATCATTATATAGCGTATATTAAAACCAATACAACATAAACTTTCATTACAATTTTACAAATTACAATTTTCTGTTGTAATTTATCTGCAGGGCGCTGCTGCATCCAAATAGACCAGCTTTACAATTCAAGTTGAAAAATCACACAACGCTACAAAGTTGTCTTACTCTGATTCTCTCGCCTTCGATCTCAAGAAGTTTCTCGCGGAAGTCGAGTCCGATCGTGGCCTCGGTTCTGCTGGGAAAGTGTCCGGTACAGAAGCGGTGGGTGAGACAGGTTTTCCCGACACCCGCGTCTCCGATCATGATGATCTTACAGGTGCGTGCGCAGGGCGCGTGGTTACCGTCATATGAGCTGGAGCTCTCCAGGAACGACTCCATCTGACGCTACTGATCCAGtggtgaaaaatataaaaactaatgTGAA
This region includes:
- the rab33bb gene encoding ras-related protein Rab-33B codes for the protein MESFLESSSSYDGNHAPCARTCKIIMIGDAGVGKTCLTHRFCTGHFPSRTEATIGLDFREKLLEIEGERIRVQLWDTAGQERFRKCMVQHYYRNVHGIVFVFDVTNPSSFCNLPSWMDECRQHCLGLDVPRALVCNKADLASSTTSVLIEQARHLAEVHRMSFFLTSAKGHRGENLDSIFMTLAQKSKGHRGQGGNGYMLVSGRAEAESFKISARCKTKEDARKWDCSC